GGTCGTAGACGCCGAGCCGCGGATCGCCCTCGTTGAGCATGCGGAAGCTGTCGCCGTGGATCGCGGTGACGTTGGGCGCGAGCTTGCCGGCGAGCTTGGCGTAGTCCTGGTCGATGTCGCACAGGTGCGCGGTCCCGGCCCGGTCGACGTAGCTGTGCGACATGTTGATGCCCGAGCCCGAGAACGGATCGAGGATGCGCGGCCGGTGCAGCGGGAAGCCGTGCGCGGCGCAGTGCCAGAACACGGTGTCCATGTGGAACTGGACCCGCGGGTAGTTGCGCATCGGCGGCAGCATGGTCTGGAGGGTGTTGATGCCGGCGATCGCGGCGCGCCGGGTCCAGAAGTGGAAGTCCTTCGAACTCAGTCCCATGGGGCTCCCCTGCGGTGGGCTGCGGCCGATGGGCATCGGCTGCTACCCGGTTCTACGCGGCGGGGCGCCGGGACCGGCCAGCGCGCCGCGGAGCTCAGCCCGGCAGCAGCGGCAGGCCGAGGCGCAGCGACAGGGCACCCAGGCCTCCGCCGATGAGGAGCGCCGCCAGCACGTCGCTGGGCCAGTGCAGGCCCAGCACCACGCGCGACAGCGCCACCAGGGCCGTGAACGGCAGCAGCAGCCAGGCCAGCTGCGGATAGTGGGCCAGGGCGACGATGCTGAAGGACACCGCATGCAGCGTGTGTCCCGAGGGAAAGCTGAACTCGTCCAGCGGCGCGATCCAGGCGCGGATCCGCACGTCGGCGGCGAACGGCCGCGGACGGCGCGTCCGGCGCTTGAGCGTCGTGTACAGCAGCAGGGCCAGCGCGCCGGTCGCGGCCATGTGTGCCGAGGCGCGCAGGCCGTCGACGCCGTCGGCCAGCACCATCGCCGCCATCAGCAGGTACCAGCCGATCCCGTCGCCCAGCCGGCTGACGGTGGCGAAGACCTGCAGCACGCCGGTCCGTGCGCACCAGGCGTTGGTGCGCAGGCACAGCAGGCGGTCGCCGGCGAGGCGGTCAGGCGAGGGCGGCGTGGGCATCGGCAGGGCTCCCGCGGCGGGCGATGCCGTGCAGCACCGCGTCGAAGTCCGCGGCGACCTGCGCCGGGCGCAGCGACTGCACGGCGGTGCGGGCCGCCGCGCCCATCGCGCGGCGCGACGCGTCCTCGAGCGACAGGCGGCAGGCGGCGGCGATGAAGCCGGCCTCGTCGTGCGGGTCGATGGCGGCGCCGTGCGCGCCATGGCGCAGGTGCTCGGCCGCGGCGCCGTAGCGGAAGGCCACCGTGGCCACCCCGCTGGCCATGGCCTC
The sequence above is a segment of the Luteimonas sp. MC1750 genome. Coding sequences within it:
- a CDS encoding phosphatase PAP2 family protein, producing MPTPPSPDRLAGDRLLCLRTNAWCARTGVLQVFATVSRLGDGIGWYLLMAAMVLADGVDGLRASAHMAATGALALLLYTTLKRRTRRPRPFAADVRIRAWIAPLDEFSFPSGHTLHAVSFSIVALAHYPQLAWLLLPFTALVALSRVVLGLHWPSDVLAALLIGGGLGALSLRLGLPLLPG